In one Pseudarthrobacter sp. NBSH8 genomic region, the following are encoded:
- a CDS encoding DeoR/GlpR family DNA-binding transcription regulator — MLPAARHQAIVDAVQRERVVRVSDLAQQLGVSLMTVRRDIELLETGGKLERIHGGAKLPGDVSTHEPGFELKSTQLTAEKRAIALEAAGLVYEGMAVGLSAGTTTWALAKELVNGPRITVVTNSVRIADLFHLAASGGAARFPSTVILIGGERTPSDALVGPIATAALKQLHLDVLFMGVHGMDADAGFTTPNLLEAETDRAFVAATRKTVVLADHTKWGLLGISTIAPLDAADEVISDAGLGPEAQRVLGQRVGKVRIAGLRTKSP, encoded by the coding sequence ATGCTCCCCGCTGCACGACACCAGGCCATTGTGGACGCCGTCCAGCGCGAGCGTGTGGTGCGGGTTTCGGACCTCGCCCAACAACTCGGTGTTTCGCTGATGACTGTCCGCCGGGATATCGAGCTTCTGGAGACAGGAGGCAAGCTGGAGCGCATCCACGGCGGCGCAAAGCTTCCCGGCGATGTCAGCACCCACGAACCTGGTTTCGAGCTCAAGTCCACCCAGCTGACAGCGGAGAAGCGGGCCATCGCGCTGGAGGCTGCCGGCCTGGTGTATGAGGGCATGGCCGTCGGTCTGAGCGCCGGCACCACCACCTGGGCCCTCGCCAAGGAGCTGGTGAACGGTCCGCGGATCACGGTGGTCACCAATTCCGTGCGCATCGCTGACCTCTTCCACCTCGCTGCCTCCGGCGGCGCTGCCCGCTTCCCATCAACCGTAATCCTGATCGGCGGCGAGCGGACGCCGTCGGACGCTTTGGTGGGTCCCATCGCGACGGCCGCGTTGAAGCAGCTGCACCTGGACGTGCTGTTCATGGGTGTGCACGGTATGGACGCCGACGCCGGCTTCACCACGCCCAACCTGTTGGAGGCGGAGACTGACCGGGCCTTCGTCGCCGCCACCCGGAAAACCGTGGTCCTGGCCGATCACACCAAGTGGGGGCTGCTGGGCATCAGCACCATCGCCCCCTTGGACGCGGCAGATGAGGTCATCAGCGACGCCGGGCTGGGCCCAGAAGCCCAGCGCGTCCTCGGCCAGCGCGTGGGCAAGGTCCGGATCGCGGGGCTGCGAACCAAAAGCCCTTGA
- a CDS encoding LacI family DNA-binding transcriptional regulator, whose translation MTTPIVQAPRGPVTRKDVARYAGVSTAVVSYVVNGGPKKVAPATEAKVQDAIRVLDYRPNAAARALKLGSSETLGLIVPDNSNPFFSLLAHAVEDAAAERGYALLLTNSDGNIAKERRNVRNLAARQVDGVLLASVLFQPDLEDLEKADIPWVLLNQDREVAGVNSIGVDLLAGAQIAVEHLLGHGHTNVGLAMGTNVGNDVDGRELGWLKALAEAGLPEGPIARSPFTRSGGYEAGKRLLASSNRPTAIFASSDMQAVGILRALHEAGVSVPGDIAVTSFDGSAEAEYTWPALTTVDQPVREMAAAAVEGILAARRKAAPQQQMFPTKLHVRQSCGCP comes from the coding sequence TACGTAGTGAATGGCGGGCCCAAGAAGGTGGCTCCGGCCACGGAGGCGAAGGTCCAGGATGCGATCCGTGTCCTGGATTACCGCCCTAACGCGGCGGCCAGGGCCCTCAAGCTGGGATCCAGCGAGACACTTGGGCTGATCGTGCCCGACAACTCGAACCCTTTCTTCTCGCTCCTCGCGCATGCTGTGGAGGACGCGGCGGCCGAGCGGGGCTACGCCCTGCTGCTGACCAACTCCGACGGCAACATAGCCAAGGAACGCCGGAACGTCCGGAACCTGGCAGCGCGGCAGGTGGACGGCGTACTGCTCGCCAGCGTCCTGTTCCAGCCGGACCTGGAAGACCTCGAGAAGGCCGACATTCCGTGGGTCCTGCTCAACCAGGACCGTGAGGTGGCGGGCGTCAACAGCATCGGTGTGGACCTCCTGGCCGGGGCACAGATCGCCGTGGAGCACCTCCTGGGGCACGGGCATACCAACGTCGGCCTGGCCATGGGCACCAACGTGGGGAACGACGTCGACGGTCGCGAACTTGGCTGGCTGAAGGCGCTTGCGGAGGCCGGCCTCCCTGAGGGGCCGATCGCGCGCAGCCCCTTCACCCGGTCCGGTGGCTACGAAGCGGGCAAGCGGCTCCTGGCCTCTTCGAATCGGCCCACGGCGATTTTCGCGAGCTCGGACATGCAGGCGGTCGGCATCCTCCGCGCGCTCCATGAGGCAGGTGTCTCAGTCCCCGGAGACATCGCGGTGACCTCCTTCGACGGCTCCGCCGAGGCGGAGTACACGTGGCCAGCGCTGACCACCGTGGATCAGCCGGTCCGGGAGATGGCCGCGGCCGCCGTCGAAGGCATCCTGGCTGCGCGGCGCAAGGCCGCGCCGCAGCAGCAGATGTTCCCCACGAAGCTCCACGTCCGCCAGTCCTGCGGCTGCCCCTGA